A region of Flavobacterium album DNA encodes the following proteins:
- a CDS encoding peptidylprolyl isomerase, producing MKKITLILLSLVFFAFTDFDSVTERSPETYTAKFETTKGDFIIEVNRKWSPNAADRLYELIKDGYYDNTLFYRVVPDFVVQFGSTDTLKMKKWSTGVPDEEVLLGNKKGTISFARLGKDSRSADLFINLKDNTRLDTITFEGVKGFPAFGNVTKGMDVVEQLYSGYGDNTLEDENLYGDRELFKKAFPKLDGIKRAYLVK from the coding sequence ATGAAAAAAATCACCCTAATCCTGCTATCGCTTGTTTTTTTTGCATTTACTGATTTTGATTCTGTAACGGAAAGATCTCCGGAAACCTATACCGCAAAGTTTGAAACGACCAAAGGGGATTTTATTATAGAAGTCAATAGGAAATGGTCGCCCAATGCTGCCGACCGGTTGTATGAACTGATAAAGGACGGGTATTATGACAACACCCTTTTCTACAGGGTGGTGCCGGATTTTGTGGTGCAGTTTGGCAGTACGGATACACTGAAAATGAAAAAATGGAGCACCGGGGTTCCTGATGAAGAAGTGCTGCTCGGTAATAAAAAAGGAACGATAAGTTTTGCTCGCCTGGGTAAAGATTCCCGCAGCGCCGACCTGTTCATCAACCTGAAGGACAATACCCGCCTTGACACCATAACTTTTGAAGGCGTAAAAGGCTTTCCGGCTTTTGGCAATGTTACAAAAGGCATGGATGTCGTGGAGCAATTGTACTCAGGATATGGCGATAACACGCTTGAAGACGAAAACCTTTATGGCGACCGCGAGCTTTTTAAAAAAGCTTTCCCGAAACTGGATGGGATTAAAAGAGCTTATTTGGTGAAGTAG
- the infC gene encoding translation initiation factor IF-3: protein MNNLIRVPEVRLVGENVEPGVYKTSQALQMADQQELDLVEISPNAEPPVCKIMDYKKFVYEQKKRDKMLKAKSTQIVVKEIRFGPQTDEHDYEFKKKNAEKFLKEGSKLKAFVFFKGRSIIYKEQGQILLLRLATDLEEWGKVEAMPVLEGKRMIMFIAPKKKKV, encoded by the coding sequence ATAAATAACCTTATCCGTGTCCCCGAAGTACGGCTTGTAGGGGAAAATGTGGAGCCAGGAGTTTACAAGACTTCGCAGGCGCTGCAGATGGCAGACCAGCAGGAACTGGACTTGGTGGAGATATCCCCCAATGCAGAACCGCCGGTATGCAAGATAATGGATTACAAGAAATTCGTTTACGAACAGAAGAAGCGCGACAAAATGCTTAAGGCAAAGTCGACGCAGATTGTTGTGAAGGAAATACGCTTCGGCCCGCAGACGGACGAGCACGATTATGAGTTCAAGAAGAAGAATGCCGAAAAGTTCCTGAAAGAAGGATCCAAGCTTAAAGCGTTTGTATTCTTCAAAGGACGTTCGATCATTTATAAAGAACAGGGACAGATCCTTTTGCTAAGGCTGGCAACCGATCTTGAAGAATGGGGAAAAGTAGAGGCCATGCCTGTGCTTGAAGGAAAAAGGATGATCATGTTCATTGCGCCGAAGAAGAAGAAAGTGTAA
- the thrS gene encoding threonine--tRNA ligase yields MINITLPDGSVKNFDAGVTPMDVAMSISEGLARNVISASFNGTTVETKTPLTTDGSLILYTWNDAEGKKAFWHSSSHVLAQALQEMYPGIKLTIGPAIDNGFYYDVDFGDHVVTDKDFKAIEDRFLAIAREKHEFSMRESSKADALEFYKKENNQYKLELIENLEDGTITFCDHATFTDLCRGGHIPNTGIIKAMKIMSVAGAYWRGDEKNKQLTRVYGISFPKQKDLTEYLELLEEAKRRDHRKLGKELDLFAFSSKVGQGLPLWLPKGAALRDRLEQFLKKAQKKAGYEQVVTPHIGQKELYVTSGHYAKYGADSFQPIHTPNEGEEFLLKPMNCPHHCEIYNTKPWSYKDLPKRYAEFGTVYRYEQSGELHGLTRVRGFTQDDAHIFCTPDQLDVEFKNVIDLVLYVFSSLGFENFSAQISLRDKENREKYIGSEENWEKAENAIINAARDKGLNTVVEYGEAAFYGPKLDFMVKDALGRQWQLGTIQVDYNLPERFDLTYKGSDNELHRPVMIHRAPFGSMERFIAILLENTAGNFPLWLMPEQAIILSLSEKYENYAKKVLQLLENHEIRALIDNRNETIGRKIREAEVQKVPFMLIVGEEEEKNGTISVRRHGDAGKSNQSMTIEEFAAAVQAEIDKTLKAF; encoded by the coding sequence ATGATAAATATTACATTGCCGGATGGTTCGGTGAAAAATTTCGACGCAGGTGTTACACCTATGGACGTTGCCATGAGCATTAGTGAAGGATTAGCAAGGAACGTGATATCTGCATCCTTTAATGGTACAACCGTTGAAACGAAAACCCCACTGACAACGGACGGCTCTCTAATATTATACACCTGGAACGATGCCGAAGGTAAAAAGGCTTTCTGGCACTCGTCGTCGCACGTACTGGCCCAGGCGCTCCAGGAAATGTACCCGGGCATCAAGCTTACCATTGGCCCTGCCATTGATAACGGGTTTTATTACGATGTTGACTTCGGTGACCATGTAGTGACCGATAAAGATTTTAAAGCCATTGAGGACCGCTTCCTGGCCATTGCCCGCGAAAAGCACGAGTTCAGTATGCGCGAATCCTCAAAGGCTGATGCATTGGAATTTTATAAGAAAGAAAACAACCAATATAAGCTCGAACTTATCGAGAACCTCGAGGACGGCACGATCACTTTCTGCGACCATGCTACCTTTACCGACCTTTGCCGCGGCGGGCACATCCCGAACACCGGCATTATCAAGGCGATGAAGATCATGAGCGTGGCGGGTGCCTACTGGCGTGGCGACGAAAAGAACAAACAGCTGACAAGGGTGTACGGCATATCGTTCCCGAAACAGAAAGACCTTACCGAATACCTTGAGCTACTGGAAGAGGCAAAGCGCCGCGACCACAGGAAACTGGGGAAAGAGCTTGACCTGTTTGCATTTAGCAGCAAGGTTGGACAGGGCTTGCCATTGTGGCTGCCAAAAGGTGCCGCATTACGCGACCGCCTGGAGCAGTTCCTGAAAAAAGCACAGAAAAAAGCAGGCTATGAGCAGGTGGTGACACCACACATCGGGCAGAAAGAATTGTATGTAACGTCGGGCCATTATGCCAAATATGGCGCTGACAGCTTCCAGCCGATACACACGCCGAACGAAGGCGAGGAATTCCTGCTGAAGCCAATGAACTGCCCGCACCACTGCGAAATATACAACACCAAGCCATGGTCTTACAAAGACCTGCCGAAGCGTTATGCTGAATTTGGTACCGTATACCGTTATGAGCAGAGTGGCGAGCTTCATGGCCTGACACGCGTTCGCGGGTTTACCCAGGACGATGCGCACATCTTCTGTACTCCGGACCAGCTGGACGTTGAGTTTAAGAACGTAATCGACCTGGTACTTTATGTATTCAGCTCGCTTGGTTTTGAGAACTTCAGCGCGCAGATATCGCTTCGCGACAAAGAAAACCGTGAGAAATATATTGGCTCTGAAGAAAATTGGGAGAAAGCAGAAAACGCAATTATCAACGCGGCCCGCGATAAAGGCCTTAATACAGTTGTGGAGTATGGAGAAGCTGCCTTTTATGGCCCTAAGCTCGACTTCATGGTGAAGGATGCTCTTGGCCGCCAGTGGCAGCTGGGAACCATCCAGGTAGACTACAACCTTCCTGAGCGTTTCGACCTGACCTACAAAGGCTCTGATAATGAGCTACACAGGCCGGTAATGATACACCGTGCGCCGTTTGGTTCGATGGAGCGCTTTATTGCGATTTTGCTTGAAAATACAGCCGGAAACTTCCCGCTTTGGCTGATGCCGGAGCAGGCTATCATATTGTCCCTTAGTGAGAAATATGAAAATTATGCCAAAAAAGTTTTGCAATTGCTGGAAAATCACGAAATTCGCGCCCTAATCGACAACCGCAACGAGACTATCGGGCGTAAAATCCGTGAGGCAGAAGTACAAAAAGTACCGTTCATGCTGATCGTGGGCGAGGAAGAAGAGAAAAACGGAACGATATCTGTACGCCGCCACGGCGATGCAGGCAAGTCGAACCAAAGCATGACCATTGAAGAATTTGCCGCAGCAGTGCAGGCAGAAATAGATAAAACACTAAAAGCATTCTAA
- a CDS encoding DKNYY domain-containing protein, with product MKKLLPLLLLLTFGSTQAQTLIQGFSQCTYLESPLYIINDNSIIYQDCKVRKIVYADRATFRQPKYNEIGVAMDKNGIYFQGTFMAIDTTGFQVVGRNNNYGGYTWLWKTRNKAYCNLDEITGVDVATFSAIECQNGQYFKDKNSIYYFETKFVKIEGSDGASVNKTCSGWVYDKNYVYAEGKPLLYNGKKLKPVNESLAKTASAVVNRQLQPIAGMDAATIKGLSRSYSMDKNFVYWHNEKTPIKPASFKNVKVWDQVNRAYVSDGIHVYAGAKMLEKDFDAKTFGMLPHSDFCYDKNGVYERQWIEAKEIVINAKFPFNYTTPVSKANMFITDNSRYIVYNDQAYDPWDKKLYKNLTLEQVSLLNQGKLELNDVHSNTSPVTWINQVFYIQDNIITWRNAGKVQQFKEIDAASFSILNYNIVKDKSHVYNLYPKLTVLPIDAATATVLQGGFIKDRDSVYFNDKKLLSSKDVELLAIFPGYRMGCSQDTRYPSDYYFFRNTEGYYLIETTHPEFTVKFLGKEFKESWDPKLVGFVLE from the coding sequence ATGAAAAAACTATTACCCCTACTATTGCTATTAACCTTCGGGTCAACACAGGCTCAGACCCTTATACAGGGCTTTAGCCAGTGCACTTACCTGGAAAGCCCACTGTATATCATTAATGATAACAGCATTATTTACCAGGATTGCAAGGTACGGAAGATCGTGTATGCCGACAGGGCAACGTTCCGACAGCCGAAATACAATGAGATTGGCGTAGCGATGGACAAAAACGGCATTTACTTTCAGGGAACATTCATGGCTATCGACACGACCGGGTTTCAGGTTGTGGGCCGCAATAATAACTACGGCGGCTATACCTGGCTTTGGAAAACTAGGAACAAGGCGTATTGCAACCTGGACGAAATAACCGGTGTGGATGTGGCTACTTTTTCGGCTATAGAATGCCAGAACGGGCAGTATTTTAAAGACAAGAACTCGATCTACTATTTTGAAACTAAATTTGTAAAAATCGAGGGGTCGGATGGTGCTAGTGTGAACAAGACCTGTTCCGGATGGGTATACGATAAAAACTATGTATATGCCGAAGGCAAGCCACTGCTATATAACGGCAAAAAGCTGAAACCTGTAAATGAGTCGCTGGCAAAAACTGCATCGGCAGTAGTTAACAGGCAACTGCAACCCATTGCCGGTATGGATGCTGCCACAATAAAGGGTTTGTCCCGCTCCTATTCGATGGACAAAAATTTTGTATACTGGCATAATGAAAAAACACCTATTAAACCGGCCAGCTTTAAAAACGTAAAAGTGTGGGACCAGGTGAACCGTGCTTATGTGTCTGATGGCATCCATGTATATGCAGGTGCCAAAATGCTCGAAAAAGATTTTGATGCGAAAACATTCGGGATGCTTCCCCATTCCGATTTTTGCTATGATAAAAATGGTGTGTATGAACGCCAGTGGATCGAAGCCAAAGAAATAGTGATCAATGCAAAATTCCCATTCAATTATACCACCCCTGTAAGCAAGGCCAATATGTTCATTACCGACAACAGCCGCTATATTGTTTACAACGACCAGGCTTATGACCCGTGGGATAAGAAACTGTATAAAAACCTTACTCTGGAACAGGTTTCTTTACTAAATCAGGGGAAGCTGGAACTGAACGATGTGCACAGCAATACCTCGCCTGTAACATGGATCAACCAGGTATTTTATATACAGGATAATATCATCACGTGGCGCAATGCGGGGAAGGTGCAGCAATTTAAGGAGATCGATGCAGCATCTTTTTCTATATTGAATTATAATATAGTAAAGGATAAAAGCCATGTGTATAACCTTTACCCGAAACTCACGGTGCTCCCTATAGATGCTGCTACTGCAACAGTACTACAGGGAGGCTTCATAAAAGACAGGGACAGCGTTTATTTCAATGATAAAAAACTCCTCAGCAGCAAAGACGTTGAATTACTGGCCATATTCCCGGGCTACCGTATGGGATGCAGCCAGGATACAAGATATCCAAGCGACTATTATTTTTTCAGGAATACCGAAGGATATTATTTGATCGAGACTACACACCCTGAATTTACTGTGAAATTTTTGGGGAAGGAATTTAAAGAGTCTTGGGATCCAAAACTGGTGGGGTTTGTTTTGGAGTAG
- the rpmI gene encoding 50S ribosomal protein L35 encodes MPKMKTKSSAKKRFKVTGSGKIKRKHAFKSHILTKKSKKRKLALTHSTLVHPTDEKSVKQQLRLI; translated from the coding sequence ATGCCTAAAATGAAAACCAAATCCAGTGCCAAGAAACGCTTTAAAGTGACAGGCTCTGGTAAGATCAAAAGAAAGCACGCATTCAAGAGTCACATCCTGACAAAAAAATCTAAGAAGCGTAAGCTTGCCCTTACTCACTCTACATTGGTTCACCCAACAGATGAGAAGAGCGTTAAACAGCAATTAAGGCTTATCTAA
- a CDS encoding acyltransferase family protein, translated as MQAAPLQSKPHYAILDGLRGVAALIVVAFHIFETHATSHLDQVINHGYLAVDFFFLLSGFVVGYAYDDRWGKMTLGGFFKRRLIRLQPMVIMGMVIGAIGFYFQDSAIFPGISEIPLWQMLLIMLIGCTMLPVPPSMDLRGWGEMHPLNGPAWSLFYEYIANILYALIVKNFSKMALSVLVFLSAFGLVHMAVTGTNGDVVGGWSLNAAQLHVGFARLMYPFFAGLLLQRVVKPGRINNAFLWSSLLVIAVLAMPRVGGSEHLWANGLYDSLSIIFIFPLIVYIGASGGLKGKNESRVNKFLGDISYPIYITHYPLIYIYTGWISDTRKPISEAWPVSLLLFVSAIVLAYVCLKLYDEPVRKWLSGKFLR; from the coding sequence ATGCAGGCAGCTCCTTTGCAATCAAAACCCCATTATGCGATACTCGATGGCCTCCGTGGCGTCGCGGCGCTCATCGTAGTGGCCTTTCATATATTTGAAACGCATGCTACAAGCCATCTCGATCAGGTGATCAACCACGGTTATCTGGCGGTCGATTTCTTCTTCCTGCTTTCGGGTTTTGTCGTAGGATATGCCTATGACGACCGCTGGGGGAAGATGACGCTTGGCGGCTTTTTCAAACGGCGGCTTATACGGCTGCAACCCATGGTGATAATGGGTATGGTCATAGGAGCAATCGGCTTTTACTTTCAGGACTCAGCCATTTTTCCCGGGATAAGCGAAATCCCCCTATGGCAAATGTTACTCATTATGCTCATAGGTTGCACTATGCTTCCGGTTCCACCGTCAATGGATTTGCGCGGCTGGGGCGAGATGCATCCGCTTAATGGCCCTGCATGGTCACTGTTCTATGAATATATTGCCAATATATTGTACGCACTTATTGTAAAGAATTTTTCCAAAATGGCACTTTCTGTATTGGTGTTCCTGTCGGCCTTCGGGTTGGTGCACATGGCGGTTACCGGTACTAACGGCGATGTAGTGGGCGGATGGTCTTTAAATGCGGCCCAGCTTCATGTTGGCTTTGCGCGGCTAATGTACCCCTTCTTTGCAGGATTGCTGTTGCAGCGTGTAGTAAAGCCCGGACGCATCAATAATGCTTTTTTGTGGAGCAGCTTGTTGGTAATTGCCGTGCTGGCCATGCCAAGGGTAGGGGGGAGCGAACATTTATGGGCAAATGGCCTGTATGACTCGCTGAGTATCATCTTCATTTTTCCACTTATAGTATATATAGGAGCAAGTGGAGGCCTAAAGGGTAAAAACGAATCGCGCGTAAATAAATTTCTTGGCGATATTTCTTATCCCATATATATAACCCACTATCCGCTTATCTACATATATACAGGATGGATATCCGATACCAGGAAGCCCATCAGCGAAGCCTGGCCGGTAAGTCTGCTGCTTTTTGTGTCAGCTATTGTGCTGGCCTATGTCTGTCTTAAGCTGTATGATGAGCCGGTACGGAAATGGCTTAGCGGGAAATTTTTAAGGTAA
- a CDS encoding cyanophycinase → MNVLGKLIIIGGAVDKGSFTEATFDANVANNLNFFETGILRRIIRESKHNEESRIEVITTASVIPREVGPEYVKAFEYLKAKNVGLMHIEKREQCSDPEVLARIKAADVVMFTGGDQLRLTSILGGTKLHDIILDKFQNEEFIYAGTSAGAAAASNNMIYQGSSHEALLKGEVKITSGLSLIQNVIIDTHFVHRGRIGRLFQAVVGNPRVLGIGLGEDTGLLITGDGKMEAIGSGLVILVDGRNIKDTNLTQVELGRPISINSLTVHVMSMYDIYDLNTHTLEIHNSQYFSPLITPVLGEDDK, encoded by the coding sequence ATGAATGTACTTGGAAAACTTATAATTATAGGAGGAGCTGTCGATAAAGGAAGCTTTACAGAGGCTACTTTTGATGCTAATGTTGCCAACAACCTCAATTTTTTTGAGACCGGCATCCTGCGACGTATCATACGCGAATCAAAACATAACGAAGAGTCAAGGATAGAGGTGATAACAACAGCCTCGGTGATACCGCGTGAGGTGGGGCCGGAATATGTTAAGGCTTTTGAATACCTTAAGGCAAAAAATGTTGGCCTTATGCACATTGAAAAGAGGGAGCAGTGTTCCGACCCCGAAGTGCTGGCCCGAATAAAGGCTGCCGATGTGGTGATGTTCACCGGGGGCGACCAGCTTAGGCTTACCTCTATACTTGGCGGAACAAAGCTGCACGATATCATACTGGACAAATTCCAGAATGAGGAATTCATCTATGCAGGGACCTCTGCCGGCGCTGCTGCAGCATCCAATAACATGATTTACCAGGGAAGCAGCCATGAGGCATTGCTGAAAGGCGAGGTAAAGATTACCAGCGGGCTCAGCCTGATACAAAATGTAATTATCGATACGCATTTTGTGCATCGGGGCCGTATCGGAAGGCTTTTCCAGGCCGTAGTGGGCAATCCGCGTGTGCTGGGCATTGGCCTTGGCGAAGATACCGGCTTGCTGATAACCGGTGATGGCAAGATGGAAGCTATAGGTTCGGGGCTTGTGATCCTGGTTGACGGTCGCAACATAAAAGATACCAATCTTACCCAGGTAGAGCTGGGCAGGCCAATATCTATCAACAGCCTGACGGTACACGTGATGAGCATGTATGACATCTATGACCTGAATACACATACGCTTGAGATACACAATTCGCAGTATTTTTCTCCACTTATTACGCCTGTACTTGGTGAGGATGACAAATAG
- the cphA gene encoding cyanophycin synthetase yields MKILKIQALRGPNIWSVYRKKLIQMRLDLEETEQTPTNLIPGFRERIEALIPSLVTHRCSEGVRGGFFMRIERGTWMGHVIEHIALEIQTLAGMDTGFGRTRETKTPGIYNVVFSYLEENVGIYAAEASVRIAEALIAGTEYDIDADIQEMRKIRERDRLGPSTGSIVEEAVARDIPWIRLGSNSLVQLGYGINQMRFQATITNKTSHIAVDIACNKEATKRMLEAASIPVAGGGICTDEAELEDIIKKIGYPIVLKPLDGNHGKGASINVTNLEDAKAGLVFAQKYGRRVIVEKFITGFDFRVLVIDNKVVAAAQRVPAHVKGNGKNTIQELIDIENTDPRRGYGHENVLTEISVDRDTTDLLEKMGYTLETVPSKDEIVYLKSTANLSTGGTSVDVTDLMHPENIFLSERIARVIGLDVCGIDIMAENLTQPLKENGGVILEVNAAPGFRMHLAPSEGLPRNVASPVIDMLYPPGKPSRIPIFAVTGTNGKTTTTRLLAHIVKNNGFKVGFTTSDGIYVQNHMLEKGDTTGPFSAEYILKDPTVEFAVLETARGGILRSGLGYSRCDIGIITNIQEDHLGLNDIHTLDDLSRVKRVVVRSVKKDGWAILNGDDAECIKIGKDLDCNVAYFSMDEDSPFIKELAKEGRTTAVYENGFITIKKGEWKIRIEKASHVPLTLGGKAKFMIANVLAASLASYLWGFKTDDISLSLQTFIPGAAQTPGRMNIFNFRKFNVLIDFAHNPAGYRAVEDFLQNVEATHKIGIIAGVGDRRDEDIRECAEIAARMFDHIIIRQEKHLRGRTDENINGLIMEGIQRSGRNTTHEIIAKETDAIKHAIDNAKDGSYITALSDVVANAIEIVQGYLDRENEEILSE; encoded by the coding sequence ATGAAGATATTGAAAATACAGGCACTTCGCGGGCCTAACATCTGGAGCGTTTACAGAAAAAAGCTCATCCAGATGCGGCTTGACCTTGAAGAAACCGAACAAACACCTACCAATCTTATACCGGGCTTTCGTGAACGTATAGAAGCCCTAATACCCAGCCTTGTGACACACCGCTGCTCTGAAGGCGTGAGGGGCGGCTTCTTTATGCGTATTGAACGCGGCACCTGGATGGGCCACGTTATTGAACATATTGCGTTGGAAATCCAGACGCTGGCAGGAATGGACACCGGTTTTGGCCGCACACGCGAAACCAAGACGCCGGGAATATATAACGTGGTCTTTAGCTACCTTGAGGAAAATGTTGGTATTTATGCCGCTGAAGCATCGGTGCGCATTGCCGAAGCGCTGATCGCAGGTACAGAGTATGATATTGATGCTGACATACAGGAAATGCGGAAGATACGCGAACGCGACCGCCTCGGCCCAAGTACCGGAAGCATCGTGGAAGAGGCTGTGGCACGCGATATCCCGTGGATACGCCTGGGCAGCAACTCGCTCGTGCAATTGGGATATGGCATCAACCAGATGCGTTTCCAGGCTACGATAACCAATAAAACAAGCCATATTGCCGTGGATATTGCCTGCAATAAAGAAGCTACCAAGCGCATGCTTGAAGCCGCCTCCATACCTGTTGCCGGCGGTGGCATCTGTACTGATGAGGCGGAACTGGAAGACATCATAAAAAAAATAGGTTACCCGATAGTGCTCAAGCCGCTTGACGGCAATCACGGCAAGGGCGCCTCTATAAATGTAACCAACCTTGAAGACGCAAAAGCAGGGCTTGTATTTGCCCAAAAATATGGCCGAAGGGTTATTGTTGAAAAATTCATTACCGGATTCGATTTCCGCGTACTGGTTATCGACAACAAAGTAGTTGCCGCTGCACAGCGTGTGCCTGCCCACGTAAAAGGCAACGGGAAGAACACGATACAGGAACTCATAGATATTGAAAATACCGACCCGCGCCGGGGCTACGGCCACGAGAACGTGCTGACGGAAATATCAGTAGACAGGGATACGACCGACCTGCTGGAAAAAATGGGCTACACGCTGGAAACAGTCCCGTCGAAAGATGAGATTGTGTACCTAAAGTCGACAGCCAACCTTAGCACCGGCGGCACCTCTGTAGATGTGACCGACCTGATGCACCCTGAGAATATTTTCCTTTCCGAACGTATTGCAAGGGTTATAGGGCTGGACGTTTGCGGTATCGACATCATGGCCGAGAACCTTACGCAGCCGCTTAAAGAAAATGGCGGTGTTATACTCGAGGTGAATGCCGCACCGGGATTCCGTATGCACCTGGCACCATCTGAAGGTTTGCCGCGCAACGTAGCCTCGCCTGTGATTGATATGCTTTACCCTCCGGGCAAGCCGAGCCGCATTCCCATTTTTGCGGTGACAGGTACCAACGGCAAAACCACCACTACCCGACTGCTGGCACACATTGTAAAAAACAATGGCTTTAAAGTAGGCTTTACCACCTCGGACGGTATTTATGTACAGAATCACATGCTTGAAAAGGGCGATACCACCGGGCCCTTCAGCGCTGAATATATATTGAAAGACCCTACCGTAGAATTTGCAGTGCTCGAAACTGCACGCGGCGGCATATTGCGCTCAGGCCTTGGCTACAGCAGATGTGATATAGGGATCATAACCAACATACAGGAAGACCATCTCGGCCTTAATGATATCCATACGCTGGACGACCTTTCGCGCGTAAAACGGGTGGTTGTGCGCAGTGTAAAAAAAGACGGATGGGCCATCCTGAACGGCGATGACGCGGAATGCATCAAAATAGGCAAAGACCTGGATTGCAACGTGGCCTACTTCAGCATGGATGAAGACAGCCCATTCATAAAAGAGCTGGCCAAAGAAGGAAGGACCACTGCCGTATATGAAAACGGCTTTATCACCATAAAGAAAGGCGAATGGAAGATCCGTATCGAAAAAGCATCACACGTTCCGCTGACATTGGGTGGCAAGGCGAAGTTTATGATCGCCAATGTACTGGCAGCATCGCTGGCTTCCTACCTATGGGGCTTTAAGACCGATGACATCAGCCTTTCGCTGCAAACGTTCATTCCGGGAGCGGCACAAACGCCGGGCCGTATGAACATCTTCAATTTCAGGAAGTTTAACGTGCTTATCGACTTTGCGCACAACCCTGCCGGCTACCGCGCTGTGGAAGATTTCCTCCAGAATGTGGAAGCTACCCACAAAATAGGCATCATCGCCGGTGTAGGCGACCGACGCGATGAAGACATCAGGGAATGTGCCGAGATTGCGGCACGGATGTTCGACCACATCATCATTCGCCAGGAAAAGCACCTGCGCGGGCGTACCGATGAGAATATCAACGGGCTTATTATGGAAGGAATCCAGCGTTCCGGACGGAATACAACCCACGAAATCATTGCTAAAGAGACAGATGCCATTAAGCACGCAATCGACAATGCTAAAGACGGCAGCTATATCACTGCCCTGAGCGATGTGGTTGCAAATGCTATTGAAATCGTACAGGGGTATCTTGACCGGGAAAATGAGGAGATTTTGAGTGAGTAA
- a CDS encoding isoaspartyl peptidase/L-asparaginase, giving the protein MKVIIHGGFFSESHTDAATKLAKQEAMKAIVKASYDYLKEHSALETVAYAVTLLEDDVLFNAGTGSQIQSDGKIRMSAAIMDGATQKMSGVINIEEVKNPVQVATKLMPYDDRVLGGEGATRFARDNGFEAFSTEIPQRRKEYEAKLGTKGLGTVGCVALDKDGKIAVATSTGGKGFEIPGRISDSATVAGNYANAFCGVSCTGVGEDIVSNATSAKIVTRVTDGMPISEAFAKTFEELKPYDGFAGAIAIDHNGNMFHQDSHPSMVFASYDGENVEVFG; this is encoded by the coding sequence ATGAAAGTTATAATTCACGGAGGATTCTTCAGCGAATCGCATACCGATGCTGCGACTAAGCTGGCCAAGCAGGAAGCCATGAAAGCTATTGTAAAAGCCTCTTATGATTACCTGAAGGAACACTCAGCGCTGGAAACCGTTGCCTATGCTGTAACGCTGCTCGAAGATGATGTGTTGTTCAATGCAGGTACCGGCTCGCAGATACAAAGCGATGGAAAAATACGCATGAGCGCAGCCATTATGGATGGCGCGACCCAGAAGATGAGCGGTGTCATCAATATCGAAGAGGTCAAAAATCCTGTACAGGTTGCCACAAAGCTGATGCCCTATGATGACAGGGTACTTGGGGGCGAAGGGGCGACCCGTTTTGCCCGTGATAATGGTTTTGAAGCATTCTCAACCGAGATACCGCAACGCAGGAAAGAATATGAAGCCAAACTCGGGACTAAAGGGCTTGGTACTGTTGGCTGCGTAGCTTTGGATAAGGATGGAAAAATAGCCGTTGCAACCTCTACAGGGGGCAAAGGCTTCGAGATCCCGGGGCGTATATCCGATTCGGCTACAGTGGCCGGAAATTATGCCAACGCTTTCTGCGGCGTAAGCTGTACGGGTGTAGGCGAGGACATCGTGAGCAATGCAACATCCGCAAAGATCGTAACACGCGTTACAGATGGCATGCCGATTAGCGAAGCATTCGCCAAAACATTCGAAGAGCTAAAGCCTTATGACGGTTTTGCAGGCGCCATCGCCATTGACCATAACGGCAATATGTTCCATCAGGATTCGCACCCAAGTATGGTTTTCGCCAGTTATGATGGAGAAAATGTGGAAGTGTTTGGATGA
- the rplT gene encoding 50S ribosomal protein L20 yields MPRSVNSVASRARRKRVLKQAKGFFGRRKNVWTVAKNAVEKAMVYAYRDRKQKKRNFRALWIMRINAGARLHGMSYSQFMGQVKKANIELNRKVLADLAMNHPEAFAAIVNQVK; encoded by the coding sequence ATGCCAAGATCAGTAAATTCAGTAGCTTCAAGAGCTCGCAGAAAAAGAGTATTGAAGCAGGCCAAAGGTTTCTTTGGCCGTCGTAAAAACGTTTGGACAGTAGCCAAAAACGCGGTAGAAAAAGCAATGGTTTATGCTTACCGTGACAGAAAACAAAAGAAGAGAAATTTTCGCGCTTTGTGGATCATGCGTATCAACGCTGGTGCAAGGCTTCACGGAATGAGCTATTCTCAATTCATGGGCCAGGTGAAAAAAGCAAATATCGAATTGAACCGTAAAGTTCTTGCCGACCTTGCAATGAACCACCCTGAAGCGTTTGCTGCTATAGTAAACCAGGTTAAATAA